A segment of the Pseudomonadota bacterium genome:
ACCTCCTGCGATGATACATCGATTGCCCTGCTTTTGGATGGGAAAAAGATACTTTCCAACATTGTATCAAGCCAGGTTGACCTTCATAGATTATTCGGTGGCGTGGTCCCTGAAGTTGCT
Coding sequences within it:
- a CDS encoding tRNA (adenosine(37)-N6)-threonylcarbamoyltransferase complex transferase subunit TsaD produces the protein MLILGIDTSCDDTSIALLLDGKKILSNIVSSQVDLHRLFGGVVPEVA